A window of Lytechinus pictus isolate F3 Inbred chromosome 7, Lp3.0, whole genome shotgun sequence contains these coding sequences:
- the LOC129264406 gene encoding uncharacterized protein LOC129264406 isoform X1, giving the protein MSSMKRKQNNPTKSASDHKKKERVSRPSRSTVKSEPDEASLARTRPQRKIIPKRPLSPDVELSSRRKKRKKKKAPPAKPVNVMSTHAVHIQPEEIKQPKLSKAHKASLKLKKKKRKKKTFVFPILAADRVPRDQETRPSKSKDGEAGLSVSSPRPAPTKKRSKHIARNVLDVDLLRMLPAAELVKKFSKHTSFKVPTEESKAQVKQHVYSCKMLPHYCTEKFYGNDEDTKRQITKHLLRHVGELLTVTNRGINMMAPSAKKHKKKESKKGVENPANSTMYILPSAPRPMRVTLPKNVSSRMKRSSYTVIRSADGSEKGISEVVLLPKGRLLGIMNAPTKQENNSDLIDVDDSSYGGDPKERVVVKKGRGVLEGTASKVGLSSPHDSKIRGLNIESLAKAVEAMVDKESQGLNIEAAEALVKAVSGDGKDNVNADSVRVYKKEPTSPTPSSSSSSSSSSSSGSSSSSSTSASPSPIRISKDMVRVKKIPKLCKVSKKTKKKPNPKAITMPDLIPTAVNAPSADHTYAFTNNLNHGAPVHLDSEGRPIDSPPGLVDEWENDAMDIDPLVTTMNDQLYKLIADIDPPSPDPKVSNENEEPVIVEGANVTVANEEVMADKPKKSRIKPKIKVNIQSEEVKQSALHYLQSFSKIRKRKGPFTCEICNKVLTAASTLRAHYRSHAGIKPYQCDICQATFTRLHSLKYHTMIHNKEARFLCSYCQRQFRHSSHYREHLRRHTGEEPFGCSDCSARFKTRNTYKRHLRSKHGKVVSEDGKINLAPPDIKSKSGQGQVQIKFFARSRSTEGSPSKGETPPTDVTPSLELVLSPGQSPSMELMYRQNQYQPKKEHHQQK; this is encoded by the exons ATGTCTTCGatgaaaagaaagcaaaataaccCAACCAAGTCAGCATCCGACCATAAAAAGAAGG AGCGGGTTTCAAGGCCATCAAGGAGTACAGTCAAATCTGAGCCAGATGAAGCTTCTCTTGCTAGGACTAGACCTCAAAGGAAGATCATTCCAAAGAGGCCTTTGTCTCCAGATGTGGAGCTATCAAGTAGAAGGAAGAAgcgcaaaaagaaaaaagcccCTCCAGCTAAG cCTGTAAATGTGATGTCTACTCATGCTGTCCACATCCAACCAGAGGAGATAAAACAACCTAAATTGAGCAAAGCGCACAAAGCTTCACtcaaacttaaaaagaaaaagcgGAAGAAGAAGACCTTTGTGTTTCCTATTCTTGCTGCTGACCGTGTGCCCAGGGATCAAGAAACCAGACCTAGTAAGTCAAAGGATGGAGAAGCAGGTCTATCGGTGAGTAGCCCTAGACCGGCTCCTACGAAGAAGAGGTCCAAGCATATTGCAAGAAATGTCCTGGATGTGGACCTTCTGAGGATGCTACCCGCTGCTGAGCTGGTCAAGAAATTCTCCAAACATACAAGTTTCAAG GTTCCAACAGAAGAAAGTAAAGCTCAAGTGAAGCAGCATGTATATAGCTGTAAGATGCTACCACACTACTGCACTGAAAAATTCTATGGGAATGATGAGGACACAAAGAGACAGATCACCAAACACCTTCTCAGACACGTGGGAGAACTACTCACTGTCACCAACAGAG GAATAAATATGATGGCACCCTCagcaaaaaaacacaaaaagaaagaat CTAAGAAAGGAGTTGAGAATCCTGCTAACTCTACAATGTACATCCTACCCAGCGCTCCCCGCCCCATGAGAGTCACGCTGCCAAAGAATGTAAGCTCCCGCATGAAACGCTCCAGCTACACTGTCATCCGGTCTGCTGATGGGTCTGAGAAAGGCATCAGTGAGGTGGTCCTCTTACCCAAAGGACGGCTACTGGGGATTATGAATGCTCCCACCAAGCAGGAAAACAACAGTGATTTAATAGACGTTGATGACAGTTCATACGGTGGCGATCCCAAGGAGAGGGTCGTAGTGAAGAAAGGGCGTGGTGTGTTAGAAGGAACAGCTTCCAAAGTGGGTCTTTCTTCCCCTCATGACTCCAAAATAAGAGGGCTAAATATAGAATCACTAGCCAAGGCAGTGGAAGCTATGGTGGATAAAGAGAGTCAAGGGTTGAATATCGAGGCTGCAGAAGCCTTGGTGAAAGCAGTGAGTGGTGATGGAAAAGACAATGTTAATGCAGATTCAGTTCGAGTCTATAAGAAAGAGCCTACATCACCAACACCGTCATCCTCTTCCTCGTCCTCTTCCTCATCTTCTTCTGgatcctcctcctcatcttccACCTCAGCATCGCCATCACCAATAAGAATCTCAAAGGACATGGTCAGAGTCAAGAAAATTCCCAAGCTCTGTAAGGTCTCcaaaaagacaaagaagaagccAAATCCAAAAGCAATCACCATGCCTGATTTAATTCCGACTGCGGTCAACGCGCCCAGCGCTGACCACACCTATGCATTCACAAATAACCTCAACCATGGAGCCCCTGTGCATTTGGATTCGGAGGGGCGGCCCATAGACTCGCCTCCGGGTTTAGTAGACGAGTGGGAGAATGATGCAATGGATATAGATCCCCTCGTGACCACAATGAATGACCAGCTGTACAAACTAATTGCAGACATTGACCCACCATCTCCTGACCCTAAGGTTTCTAATGAGAATGAAGAGCCTGTCATTGTGGAAGGAGCCAATGTCACTGTGGCTAATGAGGAAGTGATGGCCGACAAACCCAAGAAATCAAGAATCAAACCAAAGATTAAAGTCAACATTCAAAGTGAAGAAGTCAAG CAATCTGCCCTTCATTACCTGCAGTCCTTTTCCAAGATTCGGAAGCGTAAAGGACCATTCACATGTGAGATATGTAACAAGGTACTCACTGCTGCAAGTACTCTCAGAGCTCACTACAGGAGTCATGCAG GTATCAAGCCTTACCAATGTGACATCTGCCAAGCAACATTTACCCGTCTTCATAGCCTCAAGTACCACACTATGATCCACAACAAGGAAGCACGCTTCCTCTGTAGCTACTGTCAGAGACAGTTCCGCCACAGCAGCCACTACCGCGAGCATCTGCGCCGTCACACCGGCGAGGAACCCTTCGGTTGCAGCGACTGTTCCGCACGCTTCAAGACCAGGAACACCTACAAGCGACATCTGAGGAGCAAGCATGGTAAAGTAGTGTCCGAGGATGGAAAGATCAACCTTGCTCCTCCTGATATCAAGTCAAAATCAGGGCAAGGTCAAGTTCAAATCAAATTCTTTGCGCGATCACGGAGCACAGAAGGAAGCCCGTCCAAAGGAGAAACGCCGCCGACGGACGTGACACCATCCCTGGAACTAGTACTGTCCCCCGGGCAATCACCATCAATGGAACTAATGTATCGACAAAACCAATACCAGCCAAAGAAAGAACACCATCAACAAAAGTAA
- the LOC129264406 gene encoding uncharacterized protein LOC129264406 isoform X2: MVLSKMERVSRPSRSTVKSEPDEASLARTRPQRKIIPKRPLSPDVELSSRRKKRKKKKAPPAKPVNVMSTHAVHIQPEEIKQPKLSKAHKASLKLKKKKRKKKTFVFPILAADRVPRDQETRPSKSKDGEAGLSVSSPRPAPTKKRSKHIARNVLDVDLLRMLPAAELVKKFSKHTSFKVPTEESKAQVKQHVYSCKMLPHYCTEKFYGNDEDTKRQITKHLLRHVGELLTVTNRGINMMAPSAKKHKKKESKKGVENPANSTMYILPSAPRPMRVTLPKNVSSRMKRSSYTVIRSADGSEKGISEVVLLPKGRLLGIMNAPTKQENNSDLIDVDDSSYGGDPKERVVVKKGRGVLEGTASKVGLSSPHDSKIRGLNIESLAKAVEAMVDKESQGLNIEAAEALVKAVSGDGKDNVNADSVRVYKKEPTSPTPSSSSSSSSSSSSGSSSSSSTSASPSPIRISKDMVRVKKIPKLCKVSKKTKKKPNPKAITMPDLIPTAVNAPSADHTYAFTNNLNHGAPVHLDSEGRPIDSPPGLVDEWENDAMDIDPLVTTMNDQLYKLIADIDPPSPDPKVSNENEEPVIVEGANVTVANEEVMADKPKKSRIKPKIKVNIQSEEVKQSALHYLQSFSKIRKRKGPFTCEICNKVLTAASTLRAHYRSHAGIKPYQCDICQATFTRLHSLKYHTMIHNKEARFLCSYCQRQFRHSSHYREHLRRHTGEEPFGCSDCSARFKTRNTYKRHLRSKHGKVVSEDGKINLAPPDIKSKSGQGQVQIKFFARSRSTEGSPSKGETPPTDVTPSLELVLSPGQSPSMELMYRQNQYQPKKEHHQQK; the protein is encoded by the exons Atggtactctccaaaatgg AGCGGGTTTCAAGGCCATCAAGGAGTACAGTCAAATCTGAGCCAGATGAAGCTTCTCTTGCTAGGACTAGACCTCAAAGGAAGATCATTCCAAAGAGGCCTTTGTCTCCAGATGTGGAGCTATCAAGTAGAAGGAAGAAgcgcaaaaagaaaaaagcccCTCCAGCTAAG cCTGTAAATGTGATGTCTACTCATGCTGTCCACATCCAACCAGAGGAGATAAAACAACCTAAATTGAGCAAAGCGCACAAAGCTTCACtcaaacttaaaaagaaaaagcgGAAGAAGAAGACCTTTGTGTTTCCTATTCTTGCTGCTGACCGTGTGCCCAGGGATCAAGAAACCAGACCTAGTAAGTCAAAGGATGGAGAAGCAGGTCTATCGGTGAGTAGCCCTAGACCGGCTCCTACGAAGAAGAGGTCCAAGCATATTGCAAGAAATGTCCTGGATGTGGACCTTCTGAGGATGCTACCCGCTGCTGAGCTGGTCAAGAAATTCTCCAAACATACAAGTTTCAAG GTTCCAACAGAAGAAAGTAAAGCTCAAGTGAAGCAGCATGTATATAGCTGTAAGATGCTACCACACTACTGCACTGAAAAATTCTATGGGAATGATGAGGACACAAAGAGACAGATCACCAAACACCTTCTCAGACACGTGGGAGAACTACTCACTGTCACCAACAGAG GAATAAATATGATGGCACCCTCagcaaaaaaacacaaaaagaaagaat CTAAGAAAGGAGTTGAGAATCCTGCTAACTCTACAATGTACATCCTACCCAGCGCTCCCCGCCCCATGAGAGTCACGCTGCCAAAGAATGTAAGCTCCCGCATGAAACGCTCCAGCTACACTGTCATCCGGTCTGCTGATGGGTCTGAGAAAGGCATCAGTGAGGTGGTCCTCTTACCCAAAGGACGGCTACTGGGGATTATGAATGCTCCCACCAAGCAGGAAAACAACAGTGATTTAATAGACGTTGATGACAGTTCATACGGTGGCGATCCCAAGGAGAGGGTCGTAGTGAAGAAAGGGCGTGGTGTGTTAGAAGGAACAGCTTCCAAAGTGGGTCTTTCTTCCCCTCATGACTCCAAAATAAGAGGGCTAAATATAGAATCACTAGCCAAGGCAGTGGAAGCTATGGTGGATAAAGAGAGTCAAGGGTTGAATATCGAGGCTGCAGAAGCCTTGGTGAAAGCAGTGAGTGGTGATGGAAAAGACAATGTTAATGCAGATTCAGTTCGAGTCTATAAGAAAGAGCCTACATCACCAACACCGTCATCCTCTTCCTCGTCCTCTTCCTCATCTTCTTCTGgatcctcctcctcatcttccACCTCAGCATCGCCATCACCAATAAGAATCTCAAAGGACATGGTCAGAGTCAAGAAAATTCCCAAGCTCTGTAAGGTCTCcaaaaagacaaagaagaagccAAATCCAAAAGCAATCACCATGCCTGATTTAATTCCGACTGCGGTCAACGCGCCCAGCGCTGACCACACCTATGCATTCACAAATAACCTCAACCATGGAGCCCCTGTGCATTTGGATTCGGAGGGGCGGCCCATAGACTCGCCTCCGGGTTTAGTAGACGAGTGGGAGAATGATGCAATGGATATAGATCCCCTCGTGACCACAATGAATGACCAGCTGTACAAACTAATTGCAGACATTGACCCACCATCTCCTGACCCTAAGGTTTCTAATGAGAATGAAGAGCCTGTCATTGTGGAAGGAGCCAATGTCACTGTGGCTAATGAGGAAGTGATGGCCGACAAACCCAAGAAATCAAGAATCAAACCAAAGATTAAAGTCAACATTCAAAGTGAAGAAGTCAAG CAATCTGCCCTTCATTACCTGCAGTCCTTTTCCAAGATTCGGAAGCGTAAAGGACCATTCACATGTGAGATATGTAACAAGGTACTCACTGCTGCAAGTACTCTCAGAGCTCACTACAGGAGTCATGCAG GTATCAAGCCTTACCAATGTGACATCTGCCAAGCAACATTTACCCGTCTTCATAGCCTCAAGTACCACACTATGATCCACAACAAGGAAGCACGCTTCCTCTGTAGCTACTGTCAGAGACAGTTCCGCCACAGCAGCCACTACCGCGAGCATCTGCGCCGTCACACCGGCGAGGAACCCTTCGGTTGCAGCGACTGTTCCGCACGCTTCAAGACCAGGAACACCTACAAGCGACATCTGAGGAGCAAGCATGGTAAAGTAGTGTCCGAGGATGGAAAGATCAACCTTGCTCCTCCTGATATCAAGTCAAAATCAGGGCAAGGTCAAGTTCAAATCAAATTCTTTGCGCGATCACGGAGCACAGAAGGAAGCCCGTCCAAAGGAGAAACGCCGCCGACGGACGTGACACCATCCCTGGAACTAGTACTGTCCCCCGGGCAATCACCATCAATGGAACTAATGTATCGACAAAACCAATACCAGCCAAAGAAAGAACACCATCAACAAAAGTAA